In the Pseudothauera hydrothermalis genome, one interval contains:
- a CDS encoding DUF2818 family protein, protein MSQDAGIFIVLAFAVLAANLPFLFDRIFFIVRPASGHKGFFWRLLELFVLYMGIGVLTRILERQAHGSAYPQGWEFYVTTLSLFVVFAFPGFVYRYLWHGVRHRVGAVRT, encoded by the coding sequence ATGAGCCAGGATGCGGGCATCTTCATCGTGCTGGCGTTTGCCGTCCTGGCCGCCAACCTGCCCTTCCTGTTCGACCGGATTTTCTTCATCGTGCGCCCTGCCAGTGGCCATAAAGGTTTTTTTTGGCGGCTGCTCGAGCTCTTTGTGCTCTATATGGGGATCGGCGTTTTGACGCGAATACTGGAACGCCAGGCGCACGGCAGCGCTTATCCACAGGGCTGGGAATTTTATGTCACCACCTTGAGCTTGTTTGTGGTGTTTGCCTTTCCCGGTTTTGTCTATCGCTACCTCTGGCATGGCGTTCGACACCGTGTGGGCGCTGTGCGGACATGA
- the nuoN gene encoding NADH-quinone oxidoreductase subunit NuoN, translating to MNFVVPDFYPAAAEIFVAVMALVIMLAGAYARGVRWLAYVLSQVTLLGAAFITIFTMTGEVTHTFSGMFVSDLFGDFLKLLVYFSVAIALLYSRGYLADRKMDRPEYYLLAVLMTLGMMVMITANHMLTLYIGLEMMSLALYAMVAFDRDSARSTEAAMKYFVLGALASGLLLYGMSMVYGATGSLDFGSVHEALYYQSANRTVLLFGLVFLVAGIAFKLGVVPFHMWVPDVYQGAPTAVTLLIATAPKLAAFAMAMRLLVFGLFELVEQWQAMLMFLAVLSIILGNLAAIAQANIKRMLAYSGISHMGFVLLGLLAGVVDGDRHYAFGAYSSAMFYVVSYVIMSLAAFGMVLLLSRVGFEAENIDDFKGLNKRSPWFAAMMMIVMFSMAGIPFFIGFFAKLAVLQSVVAAGYIWLAVLAVVMSVIGAFYYLRVVKVMYFDEPIDTAPIHAPSEVRVLLSVNGLSVAVLGLMPQGLMYLCGIALMASLV from the coding sequence ATGAATTTCGTAGTCCCCGACTTCTACCCCGCAGCGGCCGAGATTTTCGTTGCTGTCATGGCGTTGGTGATCATGCTGGCGGGCGCCTACGCCCGCGGCGTGCGTTGGCTGGCTTACGTGTTGAGCCAGGTTACCTTGCTTGGCGCCGCCTTCATCACCATCTTCACGATGACCGGTGAGGTCACCCATACCTTCAGCGGCATGTTCGTCAGCGATTTATTCGGCGATTTTCTCAAGCTGCTGGTGTATTTCTCGGTGGCCATCGCGCTGCTCTACAGCCGCGGCTATTTGGCCGACCGTAAGATGGACCGCCCTGAGTACTATCTGCTGGCGGTGCTGATGACCCTGGGCATGATGGTGATGATCACCGCCAACCACATGCTCACGCTGTATATTGGTCTGGAAATGATGTCGCTGGCACTCTACGCCATGGTTGCCTTCGACCGCGATTCGGCGCGCTCCACCGAGGCGGCGATGAAGTATTTCGTGCTCGGTGCGCTGGCTTCCGGCCTGCTGCTCTACGGCATGTCGATGGTGTATGGCGCGACCGGCTCGCTGGACTTCGGCAGCGTGCATGAGGCGCTCTATTACCAATCGGCCAACCGTACCGTGCTGCTGTTCGGCTTGGTCTTCCTGGTCGCCGGTATTGCCTTCAAACTGGGCGTGGTGCCTTTTCATATGTGGGTGCCGGATGTCTATCAAGGCGCACCCACGGCGGTTACCCTGCTGATCGCTACCGCGCCCAAGCTGGCCGCCTTCGCAATGGCCATGCGTCTGCTGGTGTTCGGCCTGTTCGAGCTGGTGGAGCAGTGGCAGGCGATGCTGATGTTCCTTGCCGTGCTGTCCATTATCCTGGGCAACCTGGCGGCTATCGCGCAGGCTAACATCAAGCGCATGCTGGCCTACTCGGGTATTTCCCATATGGGCTTCGTGCTGTTGGGCTTGCTGGCTGGTGTGGTCGACGGTGATCGTCACTATGCTTTTGGCGCCTACAGCTCGGCAATGTTCTACGTGGTGTCCTACGTGATCATGAGTCTGGCCGCCTTCGGCATGGTATTGCTGCTGTCGCGCGTCGGCTTCGAGGCGGAGAACATCGACGACTTCAAGGGGCTGAACAAACGTAGTCCCTGGTTTGCCGCAATGATGATGATCGTCATGTTCTCGATGGCCGGTATTCCGTTCTTCATTGGCTTCTTCGCCAAGCTCGCGGTGCTGCAGTCGGTGGTGGCTGCCGGTTACATCTGGCTGGCGGTGCTCGCGGTGGTGATGTCGGTGATCGGCGCTTTTTACTATTTGCGTGTGGTCAAGGTCATGTACTTCGATGAGCCGATCGACACCGCGCCCATCCATGCGCCGTCCGAGGTGCGGGTGCTGCTGTCGGTCAACGGCCTTTCGGTCGCAGTGCTGGGGTTGATGCCGCAGGGGCTGATGTATCTGTGCGGGATCGCGTTGATGGCTTCCCTGGTCTGA
- a CDS encoding NADH-quinone oxidoreductase subunit M, whose protein sequence is MTGMPLLSLAIWIPILGGLLVLATGSDRNAPLARALALLTAVAGFAVTIPLYTGFDTTTAAMQFVELTPWIRPFNINYHLGVDGISVLFVLLNAFITIIVVVAGWEVIREKVAQYMAAFLIMSGLMNGIFSALDGVLFYVFFEASLIPLYLIIGIWGGANRVYAAIKFFLYTLAGSLLMLVALLYLFMQAGGSFSILDWHQLPLPMGAQTLIFFAFLVAFAVKVPMWPVHTWLPDAHVEAPTGGSVVLAAIALKLGAYGFLRFSLPIVPDAAQEFAPLIIALSLVAVVYIGFVALVQTDMKKLVAYSSIAHMGFVTLGFFMFNQLGIEGALVQMISHGFVSGAMFLCIGVLYDRMHTRNIADYGGVVNKMPKFAAFFMLFAMANAGLPGTSGFVGEFMVVLGAVEFNFWVAFLAATTLILGAAYTLWMYKRVVFGEVANDHVAQLEDINAREFAFLAVLAICVLAMGLYPFPFTEVMHASVDELLRHVAVSKL, encoded by the coding sequence ATGACGGGTATGCCTTTACTCAGCCTCGCGATCTGGATTCCGATCCTCGGAGGTTTGCTGGTGCTTGCCACCGGCTCGGATCGCAATGCGCCGCTGGCCCGTGCGCTGGCCCTGCTCACCGCGGTGGCCGGATTCGCGGTGACCATCCCGCTCTACACCGGCTTCGATACCACCACGGCTGCAATGCAGTTCGTCGAGCTCACACCGTGGATTCGTCCGTTCAACATCAACTACCACCTGGGTGTCGATGGCATCTCGGTGCTGTTCGTGCTGCTCAACGCCTTCATCACCATCATCGTGGTGGTCGCTGGCTGGGAGGTGATCCGCGAGAAGGTGGCGCAATACATGGCCGCTTTCCTGATCATGTCCGGCTTGATGAACGGCATTTTTTCCGCGCTGGACGGTGTGCTGTTCTACGTGTTTTTCGAAGCGTCGTTGATTCCGCTGTATCTGATCATCGGCATCTGGGGCGGCGCCAACCGGGTGTATGCGGCCATCAAGTTCTTTCTCTACACCCTGGCCGGGTCTTTGTTGATGCTGGTCGCGCTGCTCTACCTCTTCATGCAGGCCGGCGGCAGCTTCAGTATCCTGGACTGGCACCAGTTGCCGCTGCCGATGGGCGCGCAAACCCTGATCTTCTTCGCCTTCCTGGTCGCGTTCGCGGTCAAAGTACCGATGTGGCCGGTGCATACCTGGCTGCCCGATGCCCACGTCGAGGCGCCGACCGGCGGCTCGGTAGTGCTGGCGGCGATCGCGCTGAAGCTGGGCGCCTACGGCTTCTTGCGGTTTTCCTTGCCCATCGTGCCGGATGCCGCCCAAGAATTTGCGCCGCTGATCATCGCGCTGTCGCTGGTGGCGGTGGTGTATATCGGTTTTGTCGCCCTGGTGCAGACCGACATGAAAAAACTGGTGGCTTATTCGTCGATTGCCCACATGGGTTTTGTCACCCTCGGTTTTTTCATGTTCAACCAGCTGGGCATCGAAGGCGCGCTGGTGCAGATGATCTCGCACGGTTTTGTCTCGGGTGCCATGTTCCTGTGTATCGGTGTGCTCTACGACCGCATGCATACCCGCAACATCGCCGACTATGGCGGCGTGGTGAACAAGATGCCCAAGTTCGCGGCTTTTTTCATGTTGTTTGCCATGGCCAATGCCGGCTTGCCGGGCACCAGCGGCTTTGTCGGCGAGTTCATGGTTGTGCTCGGGGCGGTGGAGTTCAACTTCTGGGTGGCCTTCCTGGCTGCCACGACGCTGATTCTCGGCGCAGCCTACACGCTGTGGATGTATAAGCGAGTGGTATTCGGCGAGGTGGCCAACGACCATGTCGCGCAGCTCGAAGACATCAATGCGCGGGAGTTTGCCTTTTTAGCCGTGCTGGCAATCTGCGTGCTGGCGATGGGGCTTTACCCCTTCCCGTTTACCGAGGTGATGCATGCTTCGGTCGATGAACTCCTGCGGCATGTTGCCGTGAGCAAGCTCTGA
- the nuoL gene encoding NADH-quinone oxidoreductase subunit L, which produces MTDMQTLYLLVPLAPLAGAIIAGLFGKAIGRSGAHIVTILGVAVAFAASVVIYQDVAAGNTFNGTVYTWMQAGGITFEVGFLIDSLTVMMMLVVTFVSLMVHIYTIGYMHDDPGYQRFFSYISLFTFSMLMLVMSNNFLQLFFGWEAVGLVSYLLIGFWYKRPTAIYANLKAFLVNRVGDFGFLLGIGLIAAYAGSLNYAEVFAMADRLAAQDMAVTGWPLITAICICLFIGAMGKSAQVPLHVWLPDSMEGPTPISALIHAATMVTAGIFMVARMSPLFELSDAALSFVLVIGATTALFMGFLGIVQHDIKRVVAYSTLSQLGYMTVALGVSAYSAAVFHLMTHAFFKALLFLGAGSVIIGMHHDQDMRNMGGLWKYMPVTWLTSLIGSLALIGFPFFSGFYSKDSIIEAVHAADIPGAGYALFCVLAGVFVTAFYSFRMYFLVFHGEERFGKAHAVHHDDAHADDEHHHGLAPGQKPHESPWVVTVPLVLLAIPSVLIGFFTIEPMLFGQWFKDVIFVADNHVGLSELAANFHGPVGMALHGLQTAPFWLAMAGVVTAWFFYMKRPDIPAAIQRSFAPLYTLLENKYYFDRFNELLFAAGARLLGRGLWKGGDQALIDGAAVNGTAKLVGWVAQASRLLQTGHIYQYAFAMIIGVFVLLTFWFNRG; this is translated from the coding sequence ATGACCGACATGCAAACGCTCTATCTTCTGGTTCCGCTGGCCCCGTTGGCGGGCGCCATCATTGCCGGTCTGTTTGGCAAGGCCATCGGGCGCAGCGGCGCGCACATCGTCACCATTCTGGGGGTGGCGGTGGCTTTTGCCGCCTCGGTGGTGATTTACCAGGATGTCGCTGCCGGCAACACCTTCAATGGCACGGTCTACACCTGGATGCAGGCTGGCGGCATCACCTTCGAGGTCGGCTTTCTGATCGATTCGCTGACCGTGATGATGATGTTGGTGGTCACCTTTGTGTCGCTGATGGTCCACATCTACACCATCGGCTACATGCACGACGATCCCGGCTATCAGCGCTTTTTCAGCTACATCTCGCTGTTTACCTTCTCGATGCTGATGCTGGTGATGTCCAACAACTTCCTCCAGCTGTTCTTCGGCTGGGAGGCGGTGGGTCTGGTGTCCTATCTGCTGATCGGCTTTTGGTATAAGCGCCCGACCGCGATCTACGCCAACCTCAAGGCGTTTCTGGTCAACCGCGTCGGCGACTTCGGCTTTTTGCTCGGCATTGGCCTAATCGCCGCCTACGCCGGCAGCCTGAACTATGCCGAAGTGTTCGCCATGGCCGACCGCCTGGCCGCGCAGGACATGGCCGTGACCGGCTGGCCGCTGATCACCGCGATCTGCATCTGTCTATTCATTGGCGCAATGGGCAAGTCCGCGCAGGTGCCGCTACATGTCTGGCTGCCGGACTCGATGGAAGGTCCAACCCCGATCTCGGCGTTGATCCACGCGGCCACCATGGTGACTGCGGGCATCTTCATGGTGGCGCGCATGTCGCCGTTGTTCGAGCTGTCCGATGCGGCGCTGTCCTTTGTGTTGGTGATCGGCGCGACCACGGCGTTGTTCATGGGTTTCCTGGGCATCGTGCAGCATGACATCAAGCGGGTGGTGGCCTATTCGACGCTGTCTCAGCTCGGCTATATGACCGTGGCGCTGGGGGTGTCGGCCTACTCGGCGGCGGTATTTCATCTGATGACCCATGCCTTCTTCAAAGCGCTGCTGTTTCTCGGTGCCGGCTCGGTGATCATTGGTATGCACCACGATCAGGACATGCGCAACATGGGCGGGCTGTGGAAGTACATGCCGGTGACTTGGTTGACCTCGCTGATCGGTTCCCTGGCACTGATCGGTTTTCCGTTCTTCTCCGGTTTCTACTCCAAGGATTCGATCATCGAAGCGGTGCATGCGGCCGATATTCCCGGCGCCGGCTATGCGCTGTTCTGTGTGCTCGCCGGGGTATTCGTCACCGCTTTTTACTCCTTCCGCATGTATTTCTTGGTGTTCCACGGTGAGGAGCGTTTCGGCAAGGCGCATGCAGTTCATCACGACGATGCGCACGCCGATGACGAACATCATCACGGCCTTGCTCCCGGCCAAAAACCGCACGAGTCGCCTTGGGTGGTTACCGTACCGCTGGTGTTGCTGGCTATTCCCTCGGTGCTGATCGGCTTTTTCACCATCGAGCCGATGCTGTTCGGGCAGTGGTTCAAAGACGTGATTTTTGTCGCCGACAACCATGTTGGCCTGTCCGAGCTGGCGGCCAACTTCCATGGTCCGGTGGGCATGGCCCTGCACGGCCTGCAAACCGCACCGTTCTGGCTGGCAATGGCCGGGGTGGTGACGGCGTGGTTCTTCTATATGAAACGCCCGGACATTCCTGCCGCCATTCAGCGCAGCTTCGCGCCGCTCTACACGCTGCTGGAGAACAAGTACTACTTCGACCGTTTCAACGAGCTGCTCTTTGCCGCCGGTGCGCGTCTTTTGGGCCGCGGCCTGTGGAAAGGGGGGGACCAGGCGCTGATCGATGGCGCGGCGGTCAATGGCACTGCCAAGCTGGTCGGTTGGGTGGCCCAGGCCAGTCGACTGTTGCAGACCGGTCATATCTACCAGTACGCCTTTGCGATGATCATCGGCGTGTTCGTGCTGCTGACCTTCTGGTTCAACCGCGGTTGA
- the nuoK gene encoding NADH-quinone oxidoreductase subunit NuoK produces MLSLSHYLILGAALFAIGVVGIFLNRKNLIVLLMAIELMLLAVNMNFVAFSHYLGDLAGQVFVFFILTVAAAESAIGLAILVVLFRNLRTIHVDDLDSLKG; encoded by the coding sequence ATGCTCTCGCTCTCCCATTACCTCATTCTTGGCGCGGCGCTGTTCGCCATCGGCGTGGTCGGCATCTTTCTGAACCGTAAAAATCTGATCGTGCTGCTGATGGCCATCGAACTGATGTTGCTCGCAGTCAACATGAACTTCGTGGCCTTCTCGCACTACCTCGGCGATCTGGCTGGGCAGGTTTTCGTTTTCTTCATTCTGACCGTCGCAGCGGCTGAATCGGCCATCGGCCTGGCGATTCTGGTGGTGCTGTTCCGCAATCTGCGCACCATTCATGTGGATGATCTGGACAGCCTCAAGGGTTAA
- a CDS encoding NADH-quinone oxidoreductase subunit J gives MDFKTFVFYLFGAILLFAALRVITARNPVHAALYLVLAFFTAGGVWLLLEAEFLAIVLVMVYVGAVMVLFLFVVMMLDINLDRLREGFWNYLPVGALIGLLLVVEMAIVLGGRYFGLDAMPNPPAAAEGYSNTRALGMVLYTDYVYPFELAALVLLVAMVAAVSLTLRKRKGLKYINPDEQVAVKREGRVELIKMPAEKE, from the coding sequence ATGGATTTCAAAACCTTCGTTTTTTATTTATTCGGCGCGATTTTGCTGTTTGCCGCGCTGCGCGTGATTACCGCGCGCAACCCGGTGCACGCAGCGCTCTATCTGGTGCTGGCGTTTTTTACCGCCGGCGGTGTGTGGCTGTTGCTGGAGGCGGAGTTCCTCGCCATCGTGCTGGTCATGGTCTATGTCGGCGCGGTGATGGTGCTGTTCCTCTTCGTGGTGATGATGCTCGACATCAACCTCGACCGCCTGCGCGAAGGTTTTTGGAACTACCTGCCAGTGGGCGCGTTGATTGGTCTGCTGCTGGTCGTGGAAATGGCCATCGTGCTGGGCGGCCGTTATTTTGGTCTGGACGCCATGCCCAATCCGCCTGCGGCGGCCGAAGGCTACAGCAACACCCGGGCCTTGGGCATGGTGCTCTATACCGATTACGTCTATCCCTTTGAACTTGCGGCGCTGGTATTGCTGGTGGCGATGGTGGCCGCGGTGTCGCTGACCCTGCGCAAGCGCAAGGGACTCAAGTACATCAATCCGGACGAGCAGGTGGCGGTCAAGCGCGAAGGCCGGGTCGAACTGATCAAGATGCCGGCGGAGAAGGAATAA
- the nuoI gene encoding NADH-quinone oxidoreductase subunit NuoI: MGAKDFIGSLFLKELLKGMQLTGRHLFARKITVQFPEEKTPQSHRFRGLHALRRYPNGEERCIACKLCEAVCPAMAITIESAEREDGSRRTTRYDIDLTKCIFCGFCEEACPVDAIVETRVFEYHGEQRGDLYYTKQMLLAVGDKYEAQIAADRELDAKYR; encoded by the coding sequence ATGGGTGCCAAGGATTTCATCGGCAGTCTGTTCCTGAAGGAACTGCTCAAGGGCATGCAGCTCACCGGGCGGCATCTTTTCGCCCGTAAGATCACCGTGCAGTTTCCAGAGGAGAAAACGCCACAAAGCCACCGCTTCCGCGGCCTGCATGCCCTGCGCCGTTATCCCAATGGCGAAGAGCGCTGCATTGCCTGCAAGCTCTGTGAGGCAGTCTGCCCGGCCATGGCGATCACCATCGAGTCGGCAGAGCGTGAGGACGGCTCGCGCCGCACCACGCGCTACGACATCGATCTGACCAAGTGCATTTTTTGCGGTTTTTGCGAAGAAGCCTGTCCGGTGGATGCGATCGTCGAGACAAGGGTGTTCGAGTACCACGGCGAGCAGCGCGGCGACCTCTACTACACCAAGCAAATGCTGTTGGCGGTGGGCGACAAATACGAAGCACAGATTGCCGCCGATCGCGAGCTCGATGCCAAGTACCGCTGA
- the nuoH gene encoding NADH-quinone oxidoreductase subunit NuoH, protein MEAMLEPLAQFFGPSWPLVWALAKIIAIIAPLMICVAYLTLAERKVIGYMQVRIGPNRVGPLGLLQPIADGLKLLFKEIIVPGNANKGLFIIGPILAIAPSLVAWAVVPFDDGLVLANVNAGLLFLLAITSMEVYGVIIAGWASNSKYPFLGSMRAAAQMVSYEVSMGFALICVLLISSSLNLTDIVNAQASGRFHDMGLSFLSWNWLPLLPMFVVYVISGIAETNRAPFDVVEGEAEVVAGHMVEYSGMSFALFFLAEYANMILVSILTSVLFLGGWLSPVGFLPDGFHWLALKTAAILFIFLWARATFPRFRYDHIMRLGWKVFIPVTLVWVFVVAVWMMSPLSIWR, encoded by the coding sequence ATGGAAGCAATGCTGGAACCGCTGGCGCAGTTCTTTGGCCCGAGCTGGCCGCTGGTATGGGCGCTGGCCAAGATCATTGCCATCATCGCGCCGCTGATGATCTGTGTAGCCTATCTGACCTTGGCCGAACGCAAGGTCATCGGCTACATGCAGGTACGTATCGGCCCCAACCGCGTCGGCCCGCTCGGCCTGCTGCAGCCGATTGCCGATGGCTTGAAGCTGTTGTTCAAGGAAATCATCGTTCCGGGTAATGCCAACAAAGGGCTGTTCATCATCGGTCCCATTCTGGCCATTGCACCCTCGCTGGTGGCCTGGGCAGTGGTGCCTTTCGACGATGGTCTGGTGCTGGCCAACGTCAATGCCGGCCTGCTGTTTCTGCTGGCGATCACCTCGATGGAAGTCTATGGGGTGATCATCGCCGGCTGGGCCTCGAACTCCAAATATCCCTTCCTCGGCTCGATGCGTGCGGCCGCCCAGATGGTGTCCTACGAGGTGTCGATGGGTTTTGCGCTGATCTGTGTGCTGCTGATCTCATCCAGCCTCAACCTCACCGACATCGTCAATGCGCAGGCTTCGGGGCGTTTCCATGACATGGGGCTGTCCTTCTTGTCGTGGAACTGGCTACCTTTGCTGCCGATGTTCGTGGTCTATGTGATTTCCGGTATCGCTGAAACCAATCGGGCACCGTTCGACGTGGTCGAAGGCGAAGCGGAGGTGGTCGCCGGTCATATGGTCGAGTACTCCGGGATGAGCTTTGCGCTGTTCTTCCTGGCCGAGTACGCCAACATGATCCTGGTCTCTATCCTGACCTCGGTCCTGTTCCTTGGCGGATGGCTGTCGCCGGTGGGCTTTTTGCCCGACGGCTTCCACTGGCTGGCGCTCAAAACCGCTGCCATTTTGTTCATCTTCCTGTGGGCCCGGGCCACGTTCCCGCGCTTTCGCTACGACCACATCATGCGTCTGGGCTGGAAGGTGTTCATCCCTGTGACCCTGGTGTGGGTGTTCGTGGTGGCGGTGTGGATGATGTCTCCGCTGTCGATCTGGAGGTGA
- the nuoG gene encoding NADH-quinone oxidoreductase subunit NuoG has product MLEIEIDGQQLSVPDGSTVMDAANQAGIYIPHFCYHKKLSIAANCRMCLVQVEKAPKPLPACATPVTAGMKVWTHSEVAVKAQAGVMEFLLINHPLDCPICDQGGECQLQDLAVGYGASASRYQEEKRVVFNKNLGPLVSTDMTRCINCTRCVRFTSEIAGEMELGQAFRGEHAEIMPFIEKTVDSELSGNIIDLCPVGALTSKPFRFSARTWEMSRRRSVSPHDSLGANLIVQTKHDVVKRVLPLENEDINECWLSDKDRFSYEGLNSTQRLIQPMIKDGGQWKPVDWQTAIEFAANGLREMVRDDGAAAIGALASPHATLEELYLLQKLVRGLGSDNIDFRLRQSDFRADANRAGAPWLGMKLAEVGELDRLLVVGSFLRKDTPLLAQRVRQAAKRGLRVSVVGPNAEEWLLPVRHRALVAPSAMVSVLAQIVAALAVEKGVAVDERLAAALPREISAEAREIAASLASGRNVAVWLGNLAIQDRRAAELQWLANEIARLTDGRAGVIGEAANSVGGYFAAALPSAGGLNARAMIEQPLKGYLLLGAEPDLDFADPSAAMAALGSARLVVALSAFQSASLREVADVMLPIAPFTETSGTFVNCEGRAQSFHAVARPLGETRPAWKVLRVLGNLLQLSGFDYNDSEAVRADALAGDMAARLDNRVSGVALSAPVTSPGALERVADVPIYFADPLVRRAPALQRTRDAAAPLARVAPATLAALGLKGGERVRLVQGRAAAELCIVVDDKLAEGCVRVAAAHPDTATLGPMSGEISVERI; this is encoded by the coding sequence ATGCTAGAGATCGAAATCGACGGCCAGCAGCTTTCGGTACCCGATGGCAGCACGGTGATGGATGCCGCCAATCAGGCAGGCATCTACATTCCGCATTTTTGCTATCACAAAAAGCTCTCCATTGCGGCCAATTGCCGGATGTGCCTGGTGCAGGTGGAAAAGGCGCCCAAGCCCTTGCCTGCCTGTGCTACGCCGGTGACCGCCGGGATGAAGGTTTGGACGCACTCCGAAGTCGCCGTCAAGGCGCAGGCCGGGGTGATGGAGTTTCTGCTGATCAACCACCCGCTGGATTGCCCGATCTGCGACCAAGGCGGCGAATGCCAGTTGCAGGATCTGGCGGTGGGTTACGGCGCCAGCGCCTCGCGCTACCAGGAAGAGAAGCGCGTGGTGTTCAACAAGAATCTCGGACCGCTGGTGTCTACCGACATGACTCGGTGCATCAACTGCACCCGCTGTGTGCGTTTCACCAGCGAAATTGCCGGAGAGATGGAACTTGGCCAAGCCTTCCGCGGTGAGCACGCGGAAATCATGCCTTTCATCGAAAAGACCGTAGACTCCGAGCTCTCGGGCAACATCATCGACTTGTGCCCGGTGGGCGCGCTGACCTCCAAGCCGTTCAGGTTCTCCGCCCGTACCTGGGAAATGTCGCGCCGGCGCTCGGTGAGCCCGCACGATTCGCTCGGCGCCAACCTGATCGTGCAAACCAAGCACGACGTGGTCAAGCGCGTATTGCCCTTGGAAAACGAGGACATCAATGAGTGCTGGTTGTCCGACAAGGATCGTTTCTCCTATGAAGGGCTCAACAGCACGCAGCGGCTGATCCAGCCAATGATCAAAGATGGCGGCCAGTGGAAGCCGGTCGACTGGCAGACCGCCATCGAATTTGCCGCCAACGGTCTGCGCGAGATGGTTCGCGATGACGGTGCCGCAGCCATCGGCGCGTTGGCCTCCCCGCATGCCACGCTCGAAGAGCTCTACCTGCTGCAAAAGCTCGTCCGCGGCCTGGGTTCGGACAATATCGACTTTCGCTTGCGGCAGTCCGATTTTCGCGCCGACGCCAACCGTGCCGGCGCCCCGTGGCTAGGCATGAAGCTCGCCGAAGTGGGCGAACTCGACCGTCTGCTGGTGGTCGGCAGCTTCCTGCGTAAGGACACGCCGTTGCTCGCCCAGCGGGTGCGCCAGGCGGCCAAACGCGGCTTACGGGTGAGCGTGGTGGGCCCAAACGCCGAAGAGTGGCTGCTGCCGGTGCGACATCGCGCATTGGTTGCCCCATCGGCCATGGTAAGCGTGCTGGCGCAGATCGTCGCTGCGTTGGCGGTGGAAAAGGGGGTGGCCGTCGACGAGCGCTTGGCCGCTGCGCTGCCCCGGGAAATTTCCGCCGAGGCGCGCGAGATTGCCGCCAGTTTGGCCAGCGGCCGTAACGTTGCGGTGTGGCTGGGTAATCTGGCGATCCAGGATCGGCGTGCTGCGGAATTGCAGTGGCTGGCCAACGAGATTGCCCGCCTGACCGATGGCCGTGCCGGGGTGATTGGCGAGGCGGCCAATAGCGTGGGCGGTTACTTTGCTGCCGCGCTGCCGTCGGCCGGCGGCCTGAATGCGCGCGCGATGATCGAGCAGCCGCTGAAAGGTTACCTGCTGCTCGGTGCCGAGCCGGATTTGGACTTTGCCGACCCTTCGGCTGCAATGGCCGCGCTGGGCAGTGCGCGGCTGGTGGTGGCGTTGTCCGCTTTCCAGTCCGCCAGCCTGCGCGAAGTGGCCGATGTGATGTTGCCGATTGCGCCCTTTACCGAAACATCCGGCACTTTTGTCAACTGCGAAGGCCGCGCACAGAGCTTTCACGCCGTTGCCCGTCCGCTGGGCGAAACCCGCCCGGCCTGGAAGGTACTGCGCGTGTTGGGCAATCTGCTCCAACTGAGCGGCTTCGACTACAACGACTCCGAAGCGGTACGCGCCGATGCGCTGGCTGGCGACATGGCGGCGCGGCTGGATAACCGCGTTTCCGGTGTTGCGCTGTCGGCGCCCGTTACCTCGCCCGGTGCCCTGGAGCGTGTGGCCGATGTGCCGATCTATTTTGCCGATCCGTTGGTGCGTCGTGCTCCGGCGTTGCAACGCACCCGGGATGCTGCGGCGCCGCTTGCCCGGGTCGCCCCGGCCACCCTGGCCGCGCTGGGGTTGAAGGGCGGTGAGCGTGTCCGTCTGGTCCAGGGACGGGCGGCTGCTGAATTGTGCATCGTTGTTGACGACAAGCTCGCCGAAGGATGTGTGCGGGTGGCCGCGGCGCATCCGGATACCGCCACCCTGGGGCCGATGAGCGGCGAAATCAGCGTGGAGCGAATCTGA